TTAATTACAGACGTTTAAGCTAAATCCAAAATAAAAAACGTTGTAAGGCTAATCCAAAGTTCTTACCTCATTGATATTATGGCATAGGCCCTTAATTCCAGTCAAATAGCTGATTTATAAAAAACATCCCTCTCATGTATATGAAAGGGAATTTCCATTTCGCATGGAGGGATGTTTAATAATTTCAGGTGTTTTGTTAATTAGATTTTAGGAAGCAGCTTTTTATCAGCCATAACTTTAGCTACAATAATGGCTGCATCTCCACGCAAGGTCAGGGAAGTAGGATTAAACATATATCCTTTTTTCAGATCGCTTGCATCAACAGGTGAACCCGTAATAAAGCCTTTCTTGGCAATAGCCAACACAGATGCCTGTGCATAGTAATCAATTTTGTCCGCATCTTTAAAGGTCTTAGACAGATTCTTCATGATCTTGTCATGATCTGTTTCAAGCTTCAAATTCAATGCCTTAGCGATAATGACTGCTGCATCTTGGCGTGTGATTACATCTTCCGGCATAAAGATTCTTGGTTGCGAACCTTTGACAATACCAGCGCGTGCAGCTGTTTCAATATAACGATAATCATAGAGCGCATCTGCTGATATCGTATTTGGAATAGACACGTCGTCAAAATGCTTCGCTCCGCTGAAATTAAGCGGAATTTGCAGACCTTTGACGATCATAGACGTAAATTCGCCTCTTTTAATGTAGCTGTCGGGTCCAAAGCTATTAATTGGATCCATTGGGTTCATGACACCTTTAGCCAAAATGGCTTCGATGTAATCTCTGGCGTATTTGTGCTTAATGACATCACTATACGTTTCTCCAACTTTAGCAACTACATAGTAACCGAAACGATCAAACGGTACTTTAATGGTGTGTTTTTTCGGATCCACCACACCACCAATGTTCTGCCAGTCTTTAAGATCAGAATCAAAATAGAACACCGACATTTGTTTCCCTGCATCTTGAGCAATACTACTATCATACGTCAGCGTCAATGTAGCACGCTTGGAAGGTACTAACTCGTTAGATGGGTCACGCCAGTAGAAGTTTTTGATCTTGCTGCTGTCATTTTGCGACTTGTTAGCCAATTGATAAGGATCAGCACCATATGTCACTGGATCGTAAGCATCCGTTTTGATATCATCTGCGGTACCTGGGTCAATCCAGAATACTGGACTGGACTTGGTAAAACGACTTGGGAAATCCCGGTTGAAGTATCTACTTCCGTCTGCAATCAAGCTCCGCATATCGGACAATGCTTTTTCAGTTTCAAATTCATGACGGTCTACCACACCATCTTCGCTATTTGCTATCGCAAAGTACAAAGTATGCCCAGAGAAAACCTGGTTTTTGAATTGCTGTGGTTGATCGTAATCCCGGCGAATTAGACTCGTTCCCTTCGCAAAAGCAAGTGTAAGATTACCATCGAACACTTTGTGCGATGTTTTCATCGCTTCCATGTACTGCTCGCCAGGAATATTTGTAGGCACATATTTAACAGTAATGGTCTGTTTCAGTTTTTCTTTGCCTACTGTAACCACTACGTCAATTTTATTATCTTTGTTGGCTTTTAGACCTGTTACGATGGCTTTGTAAGTTGATGGGTAATCAACGGTACCATCATAGTCAGAATCAAATCCTTCTTGAACCGCTTTTTCCTTACCTACCATAACACTATCTGCGTTACCTGCGTTCACAACAACTTGCACAAAGTTTTGATTCACGATTCTCTTTTCAGGGAGCGGACGCAAAATATCAAAAGATGTAGATTGACCTGATACTTGCAGTCGGAAAGTAGCAAATGGTCCGCTCTTGCCGCTATTGTACAAGGTAATGTTATAAGCTACTGGTGTTCCATCTTGCGAAATAGTTTGGTTTTTCAACACAAAGCTGAAATACTTTTTGTCCGGATGGTAGTACACAAGCAGGTCTTTTAAATCTTTATTTGTAAATTTATCTGTAGTAGAACCGGAATTGTATGTTGTCTTAGCATCTTCTGCTGAGAAAAACTCGTTACTCAACGTCCAGTTGACTTCACTGTCATCCGATCCCTTAATCTCCAAAATATATTGATCTTTATTAGCAATATCACTTAACGAACCATTTACCTGATCTGCTTTACCCAAATCAGCAATACTGAAAGTACCAAATACATTGATATTTTTCAGAGATGTATTGTAGTTAGTATCATCCACTTTGGTGAAATTAGCATCTTTTGATTTCGGAGCAATTTCGCTATATTTCGGCGTATTGCTCAAGCCGCTAACTGGTGTAAAAGGGATGATTCCTTGTGTGTTGGGAACAGGAATTACTGGAATATTCGTCTGTGTAAAGTTTACTTTTACCGTATTGCTATACTCAATACCTGGCTTGTATACAAACTTGATTTCATTATTCCCGTTCGCCAAGGCATTGGCTGCGGCTGTCTCAGAGGAAGCAGCAAGCTTGAAGTCCGCTCCTGAACCATCCAAATCAACCAATACATTATTAACATACAGGAATACATTTCGGTTACTTCCAGTGTAATGAATATCCGCTGCGTTGCTCACATCAAGCAATTTACCTTTAAAGTAGCCCAGTTGAGTCAATTTATAGGTATTCAAGTTTGAGCTGGATGTATTTAACGGAATTTGTTGCCCATCATAAATCGTATCGTATTTCATGAACGGACCCTGCAACAGATTCACCGTTGCTTTAATTAATTTGGTCGAGTCGCCATTCAGGTAAAAATTCAGTACGTTTTGTCCTTCTTTAGGCACAGTGTCTACATAAGCAACGATTTTCTTCACTTGTGTTGACTTACCATTGATTGTCCGAATCACATCTTGAGGTGATCCTACAGTATGAACTGACACACCAGAAAGTTCACTAATTGAAGAAGGTGCACCGTTAACAACGATGAACTCCATACCAACAGGAACAGATGGAGCATCTGTAGTCTTGTTCTTCATAGAGCTTCCAGTTAATTTCAGAGCTTCATCTATAGCAGCTGCTTGATCAGACCCGCTTCCCTTAATTCTGCTCAACAATTGATTATTAAAGTCAGGAAGATAGTTAATATCATCAATATACGGCTGAGTGCTGCTGCGCAATGTAAATTGGACAGCCGATGGAGCTGGAGGTGTACTGCTATCCGTATAGGTTATGCCCAGAGATGCCCTGGTCAAATGATCAATAACAGCTTCTGAAGGTACAGTCACCTGAAATGGATATACTTTATAACCATTTGATGTAACCACATTTGCAGTATCAATTGTGGCATCAACTCCAGTCGCACTACCCACAGCGCTACCATTGTTACTCACATCGGTAAAACGCGCATTGATTGTGGCAACTCCTGGATCGGTTGGACCGCCTGGCACCAAAACATTACCTTTTAAAACCACACCACTTGTAGACGATACGGTAAAGTCAGGCGAAGTGGTCAGATCGGCAGAAACATTCCCATCCTTGTTCAAGGTCAAATCAGAGAATTCCGGTTTTCCCGTATAAATCGTAATTTCACGTGTAACTGTAAGAGCCTGAGTTCCGTTATTCACTTTAATATTCACTATATTTTTACCTGGACTGAGTACAACACTACCTGTTAGTTTATAGCCAGTGTAAGAGGATACATTATACGTATTACTGCTTTTTGCAGACGTAAGCGTTACACTGTCGGCATTAGGCGCCGTACCTTGAATGACTACTTTAACATCATCCGTACCGCTATTGCGAGCGTCTGTTAACACAGCTGTCTGGTTCTCTACTAATTGTTCTGTTTCACCATTCAGCGTAGCAGACAGATCATAAACCTTGGGTCCATCCTGGTACTCTACGTAAATAGAATCCTTCATCTCAGCCGAGTTTTGGCTACTTTGGAATGTAATTCGGTTCAAACCAGGAAACAGTTTGATGTCTGTAATTTGAAGTGTAGAGCCACTGACCGTAATTCCGCCTTTTTGACTCTCATTTTTATTCACCACATTAAGGGTCGTTCCATTTTTAGAGAGCTGGAATACACTATATGATATCGTGCTTCCGTTCACTCCGTTAATCGTACCGTTAACTGTAATACGGTCGGTGTTCACCGATCTGGCCGAATCCGCATCATACTTCTCATTTGGAAAAATGAAATAAGTTCCTGTCGCAGCATGAGCCGTACCTACCAGGGCCGCCGGCACCAAGCCAATGATGAGACCAACCGTCAGCAACATGGATAGCAATCGTTTCAAATCATTGTCCTCCTTTGATTCTGTCGCACCTTGGGGTACGTAATCATTCAATACTTTTTTTATCGGTAGTAAACATACAAAAAATTAGTAAATTCTCAAAAAAGGAGGGAGTTTTTTTACAGCAAACATCAAAAAAGCCTTCAAACCCGCGGTATACCGCCAAGCTTGAAGGCTTACTTTTAAATTAAAATTATAATTTCGAACGCGTCTGGGAATCTGGCTTAGCCAACAACCGAATCAGTGTGTTAATAACTGGGCGTTTGGTTTTGCCAACAAGACCAATAACCTCTGCACCGATCTGTAGGAAGAACATCATAATACAAATCACGACAAAGGTAACCCAGTTCGCTTCATTAAGCGCAGCAGACGATTGAATCACGGCCAATACACCGAAAAATGCAGCAATACCGTAGATAATCAACACCGTCTGTCTGTGACTGAAACCTAGTTCGCGTAGGCAGTGATGCAAATGACCTTTATCCGGAGAGAAAATCGGTTTTTTCTGCAACTTGCGACGAATGATAGCAAAGAATGTATCTGACAATGGTACACCGATAATAATCAATGGCGTAATAAAAGATACGATAGCAATTTGCTTGAAACCAAGCATGGATAGCATGGCCAGACAGAAACCTAAAAATAATGACCCTGTATCACCCATAAATATTTTTGCAGGATGAAAGTTAAAAAATAGGAATCCGATAATACTGCCCAGCAGCACAAGACAAAGCATAGCTACCATGTAATTACCCATCAATATCGACATCACAAAAATAGTTCCAATCGCAATGCCTGAGACACCTGCAGCCAGTCCATCCAGACCGTCAATCAAATTGATGGCATTCGTTACACCTACGATCCAAAAAATCGTAAGTGGAATGGAAATCCAGCTTTCCAAAGATGAGTATGCATCCTGAAAAGGTACATTTACAAAATCTACACGAATATCAAAAGCAAACACGACCATACACGCAACGGCAATTTGAGCCAAAAATTTCAATTTTGCATTGAGATCGAAACGATCATCGAGAGCACCAATCAGTGTAATCAGCGTACCGCCAATCAGAAAGGCTGCGATAAAGTTAATATCCCGAGAGGACAGCATTCCGTCAGGCACAAAAGGTAACACCGCCAATAAGGACAACAGAAATGCCAAGAAAATCCCCAGTCCGCCAAGACGCGGCATAATTCGGGTATGTACTTTTCGGGCATTCGGTACATCGACGGCTCCAACCTTCACAGCGAATTTCTTGACGAGCGGTGTCAGTAACAGCGCAAGTCCCAGTGCCATGATGAACCCAATAATATAGATCAATAACATTTGATCATTCGACCCCCAATTTTAAAGCAATCCCTTTTCAGATGTAACCGCATTGAATTATACTCTGATCAAAAATAAATACCAAGCTTCATATTCTGGCAAATTAGCGGGTTTTGGAGGCAGTTCAAGCTATTTATCACACTTTTGTGACGTTTTCTTTTTCGCGCATCACTTTCGCGGCGAATTTCGGCAGCGCAAGCATTCTTTTGTAACGGCTTGGCTCTTTGAGGAGTCTATATAACCATTCAGCCCGTAGCTTTTGAAACAATTTAGGTGCGCGTTTGGTTCTGCCTGATATAACATCGAAGCTGCCGCCAACCCCCATCATCACCGGTACACCCAACTTTTCCTTATATTTACCAATCCAGGGTTCCTGTGTGTCCGCTCCACGTGCTACAAACAATAAATCAGGATTTGCTTCACGAATAGCTGCAATTACGGCTTCATCCTCTTTTGGTCCAAAAAAACCATCACGCTTGCCACAAACCGTAATTGCGGGATAAAGCTCATGTACCCGCTTTGCGGTGGCTTGAATCACCTCAGATGTTGATCCCAGTAAATAAACCTTCCAATGATAGTTTTCGCCAGCTGCAAGTAATTCATGTAACAAGTCAAAGCCCGCTACACGCTCAGGTACAGGATGTCCTACATAGTTTGCAGCCCACACTACGCCGGTCCCATCCGGGACAATCAGCTCCGCCTGTTTCATAACGTTCATGTACACTGGATCTTCCAATGCTGCCATTACCATTATCGGATTGGCAGTGATCACTTGATGGGGCCGGCGAGACTCCACTGCTTGAATTAATACATTTAATGTATCTTTCATATTAAGCCTTGATACCGGAACACCGAAAATCGGGACGGTAGGCACATTCGTAACCTTATCAACTGTCACTGTATCCATCATCCTTTGCGACACAAGTAATTAACGATATGCTGCGCCGGTAAGCGAGCCTCACTTTTTAACAAAGCAATGGCCGCTCCCTGGCTCTCGATCCATTGACTTCGCTGATCCAGCAACCGCATAGACTCATTAGCCAGTTTTTGTCCATCCATTGCCTCTGTAGTGCCTACAGGCTGGCTACCGACACGGCTGAGGAAATGATCAATTTTAGGATCATAGGATATCCCCAACGGAGGCACCTGATGGGATGCTGCATAGATCAAGCTGTGTAATCGCATCCCGATCATCAAACTGCAACGACTCACTTCCAAAAGCATCTGTTGAGGATCGGTGACTTGATCACACATGCTTACAAGGCTTCCCGTCCCCCTAATATCCCCCAACAAATCCATTACCATCCTTGAAGCCTGCTCGTCATCAGGCAGATGAAAAGGTAAAAAACGTAAGTGTACACGGCGCTCAGCAGCTAATTTTTTTAAGCCCTCCGCGATAGCCTTCAAATCGCGGCGTTCCTTATCCCAGTAACGTACAGATACGCCAACGATCGGGGGTTGATCCTGATCAGTCTCAGTTGCTGCTTTATGCAGCTCGGAACCTCGGGGTAATGGAAGCCCCATTACCGGATCAGGAACAACTTCGACAACCGGGTTCTTTAGTTTCATAGTATCCAGTAGTGCGG
The Paenibacillus peoriae DNA segment above includes these coding regions:
- the csaB gene encoding polysaccharide pyruvyl transferase CsaB — its product is MVTTAQTIIISGYYGFHNSGDEAVLKSILTALEEESRQAGITVKPVVLSSDPAWTQKMYGVEAVPRMSLGEVRRAIKNSDGLISGGGSLLQDATSPKSIPYYLAILKLAQWAGKPTFVYAQGIGPVQRKIFYPMIRSVFQRCEYVSVRDEQSAALLDTMKLKNPVVEVVPDPVMGLPLPRGSELHKAATETDQDQPPIVGVSVRYWDKERRDLKAIAEGLKKLAAERRVHLRFLPFHLPDDEQASRMVMDLLGDIRGTGSLVSMCDQVTDPQQMLLEVSRCSLMIGMRLHSLIYAASHQVPPLGISYDPKIDHFLSRVGSQPVGTTEAMDGQKLANESMRLLDQRSQWIESQGAAIALLKSEARLPAQHIVNYLCRKG
- a CDS encoding S-layer homology domain-containing protein, which codes for MKRLLSMLLTVGLIIGLVPAALVGTAHAATGTYFIFPNEKYDADSARSVNTDRITVNGTINGVNGSTISYSVFQLSKNGTTLNVVNKNESQKGGITVSGSTLQITDIKLFPGLNRITFQSSQNSAEMKDSIYVEYQDGPKVYDLSATLNGETEQLVENQTAVLTDARNSGTDDVKVVIQGTAPNADSVTLTSAKSSNTYNVSSYTGYKLTGSVVLSPGKNIVNIKVNNGTQALTVTREITIYTGKPEFSDLTLNKDGNVSADLTTSPDFTVSSTSGVVLKGNVLVPGGPTDPGVATINARFTDVSNNGSAVGSATGVDATIDTANVVTSNGYKVYPFQVTVPSEAVIDHLTRASLGITYTDSSTPPAPSAVQFTLRSSTQPYIDDINYLPDFNNQLLSRIKGSGSDQAAAIDEALKLTGSSMKNKTTDAPSVPVGMEFIVVNGAPSSISELSGVSVHTVGSPQDVIRTINGKSTQVKKIVAYVDTVPKEGQNVLNFYLNGDSTKLIKATVNLLQGPFMKYDTIYDGQQIPLNTSSSNLNTYKLTQLGYFKGKLLDVSNAADIHYTGSNRNVFLYVNNVLVDLDGSGADFKLAASSETAAANALANGNNEIKFVYKPGIEYSNTVKVNFTQTNIPVIPVPNTQGIIPFTPVSGLSNTPKYSEIAPKSKDANFTKVDDTNYNTSLKNINVFGTFSIADLGKADQVNGSLSDIANKDQYILEIKGSDDSEVNWTLSNEFFSAEDAKTTYNSGSTTDKFTNKDLKDLLVYYHPDKKYFSFVLKNQTISQDGTPVAYNITLYNSGKSGPFATFRLQVSGQSTSFDILRPLPEKRIVNQNFVQVVVNAGNADSVMVGKEKAVQEGFDSDYDGTVDYPSTYKAIVTGLKANKDNKIDVVVTVGKEKLKQTITVKYVPTNIPGEQYMEAMKTSHKVFDGNLTLAFAKGTSLIRRDYDQPQQFKNQVFSGHTLYFAIANSEDGVVDRHEFETEKALSDMRSLIADGSRYFNRDFPSRFTKSSPVFWIDPGTADDIKTDAYDPVTYGADPYQLANKSQNDSSKIKNFYWRDPSNELVPSKRATLTLTYDSSIAQDAGKQMSVFYFDSDLKDWQNIGGVVDPKKHTIKVPFDRFGYYVVAKVGETYSDVIKHKYARDYIEAILAKGVMNPMDPINSFGPDSYIKRGEFTSMIVKGLQIPLNFSGAKHFDDVSIPNTISADALYDYRYIETAARAGIVKGSQPRIFMPEDVITRQDAAVIIAKALNLKLETDHDKIMKNLSKTFKDADKIDYYAQASVLAIAKKGFITGSPVDASDLKKGYMFNPTSLTLRGDAAIIVAKVMADKKLLPKI
- a CDS encoding glycosyltransferase family 4 protein, translating into MLLIYIIGFIMALGLALLLTPLVKKFAVKVGAVDVPNARKVHTRIMPRLGGLGIFLAFLLSLLAVLPFVPDGMLSSRDINFIAAFLIGGTLITLIGALDDRFDLNAKLKFLAQIAVACMVVFAFDIRVDFVNVPFQDAYSSLESWISIPLTIFWIVGVTNAINLIDGLDGLAAGVSGIAIGTIFVMSILMGNYMVAMLCLVLLGSIIGFLFFNFHPAKIFMGDTGSLFLGFCLAMLSMLGFKQIAIVSFITPLIIIGVPLSDTFFAIIRRKLQKKPIFSPDKGHLHHCLRELGFSHRQTVLIIYGIAAFFGVLAVIQSSAALNEANWVTFVVICIMMFFLQIGAEVIGLVGKTKRPVINTLIRLLAKPDSQTRSKL
- a CDS encoding WecB/TagA/CpsF family glycosyltransferase, coding for MTVDKVTNVPTVPIFGVPVSRLNMKDTLNVLIQAVESRRPHQVITANPIMVMAALEDPVYMNVMKQAELIVPDGTGVVWAANYVGHPVPERVAGFDLLHELLAAGENYHWKVYLLGSTSEVIQATAKRVHELYPAITVCGKRDGFFGPKEDEAVIAAIREANPDLLFVARGADTQEPWIGKYKEKLGVPVMMGVGGSFDVISGRTKRAPKLFQKLRAEWLYRLLKEPSRYKRMLALPKFAAKVMREKENVTKV